In Styela clava chromosome 14, kaStyClav1.hap1.2, whole genome shotgun sequence, the following are encoded in one genomic region:
- the LOC120340487 gene encoding uncharacterized protein LOC120340487 gives MDNFLFIILIFLASVLVYADGATGNNVTSTKLPNGCIVMNSTEADPMLIHFAMPFPFVNCSDLNREVFNMSRFPSDTASMSFAHNKLRSFSVDDLARFTKLVKLDIRHNQLEIIEMSKVNPPTSVKSVRHLYLSANNLLKIPTDALRSFPKLNVLDLGGNKIAKIGDADFAHSQQINAISLGSNPLESISSKAWANLTKTIYAISLQFAGLEEVPGFVADMPRLMYLSLANNKISNVQANSFKRASGLRWLELAGNKIMRLDKRAFTGAEKLRLLDLSDNLLETLPPGVFDSLHDEEQVSVEMYENPIRCDCSLRWLKLWSDNLPFQDIRYKCLQPKRNHGKKAYDIKASDFSCLSDDEDWDANQECTQPQPPVSTPEPVPTKSTKDSICPKQCKCFDEKGVQYHPKLPSSSSSKSKKSRRLWWLGRIVFPHVDCSNAGLTAIPEDIRLDVKTLTMAENKLRTLKIADLKKYKSLETLDLEGCSLNKIVPDKDPRFRFENMTSISIHHNNLTSFGAEQLHCFPNLNLLRMYNNKINSMPAGMFQNNRRINRLYIGPNPIRNFDPKCLQGLDLYSLSLRNMSLKKIPDFPSKFQNLTYLELSDNLITTIPNNSFANMDLLFRLTLDNNLISNLEADAFRNCKKLRYLDLSENNIRTLPKGIFDDLDKDRIHIELWINRINCDCKMKWFKEWIERLEDTNPMTEIRFSCMTPLRIHGKVSDKLRPIDFTCDSTVKDYNDDHEVDDDFYVYEHGYCYSQGQLALAIVLTIVCMLLLILLAKCCSMRRKGGYARYKAQNDSNSQLDMDM, from the exons ATGgataattttcttttcattattttgatATTCTTGGCCTCAGTGCTTGTGTATGCTGATGGCGCAACGGGAAATAATGTTACATCAACAAAACTTCCGAATGGATGTATTGTGATGAATTCTACGGAGGCTGATCCAAT GCTAATCCACTTTGCTATGCCGTTTCCATTCGTGAATTGTTCAGATTTGAACAGGGAAGTATTCAATATGAGCAGATTTCCTAGCGACACTGCTAGCATGAGTTTCGCTCACAACAAGCTACGGTCATTTAGTGTGGACGATTTGGCGAGATTTACCAAATTGGTAAAGTTAGATATACGCCATAATCAAttggaaataattgaaatgtCAAAGGTCAATCCACCAACGTCAGTGAAAAGTGTTCGTCACTTGTATTTATC GGCCAACAATTTGTTAAAGATACCGACGGATGCATTGAGAAGCTTTCCCAAACTTAATGTATTGGATTTGGGTGGaaacaagattgcaaaaattgGCGATGCAGATTTTGCACATTCCCAACAAATAAAC GCAATTTCACTGGGATCAAATCCTCTTGAATCTATATCATCTAAAGCTTGGGCAAACCTCACAAAAACTATTTATGCCATTTCACTGCAATTTGCTGGCTTGGAGGAGGTTCCGGGATTCGTTGCTGACATGCCAA GACTCATGTATTTGTCACTGGCgaataacaaaatatcaaatgttCAAGCAAACAGCTTCAAAAGAGCGAGTGGACTTCGCTGGCTTGAGTTAGCTGGAAACAAAATTATGCGATTGGATAAAAGGGCATTCACAG GTGCTGAAAAGCTACGACTGTTAGATTTGTCGGATAATTTACTGGAGACTTTGCCTCCTGGTGTGTTCGACTCTCTACATGATGAAGAACAAGTCAGTGTTGAAATGTATGAAAATCCAATACGATGTGATTGCAGCTTACGATGGTTGAAGTTATGGTCAGACAAT CTCCCATTTCAAGACATAAGATACAAATGTTTGCAACCAAAACGAAATCACGGAAAGAAAGCTTATGACATTAAAGCCAGTGACTTCAGCTGCCTGTCTGATGACGAAGACTGGGATGCAAATCAGG aatGTACACAACCGCAACCACCTGTGTCAACGCCAGAACCAGTTCCAACAAAGTCAACTAAAGACTCTATTTGTCCTAAACAATGCAAATGTTTTGATGAAAAAGGGGTTCAGTACCATCCCAAACTTCCGAGTAGTTCATCGAGCAAAAGCAAAAAATCAAGAAG ATTATGGTGGCTTGGAAGGATTGTTTTCCCGCATGTAGACTGCAGCAATGCGGGACTCACAGCAATACCAGAAGATATCAGACTTGATGTAAAGACTCTCACAATGGCAGAGAACAAATTAAGAACATTGAAAATAGCGGATCTCAAGAAATATAAATCATTGGAAACTCTTGACTTAGAAG GTTGTTCTTTGAACAAGATTGTTCCAGATAAAGACCCCCGTTTCCGATTCGAAAATATGACATCTATTTCTATCCATCATAACAATTTGACATCGTTTGGGGCAGAACAGTTACACTGCTTTCCAAATTTGAATCTCCTTCGaatgtataataataaaataaattccatgCCAGCCGGAATGTTTCAGAACAACAG ACGCATCAACAGACTTTATATTGGACCGAATCCTATAAGAAATTTCGATCCAAAATGCCTTCAAGGACTTGATTTGTACTCTTTATCCCTTCGTAACATGAGCCTTAAAAAAATACCTGATTTTCCCTCAAAG TTCCAGAACCTTACCTACTTGGAGTTGAGCGATAACCTTATTACTACAATTCCAAACAACTCATTCGCAAATATGGATCTTCTCTTCAGACTGACTCTTGATAACAACCTCATAAGCAACTTAGAGGCTGACGCTTTCAG AAATTGTAAGAAGTTGAGATACCTTGATTTATCGGAAAACAATATCCGTACCCTTCCGAAAGGAATTTTTGATGATCTAGATAAAGATAGAATTCATATTGAACTTTGGATAAATCGAATAAACTGTGATTGTAAAATGAAATGGTTTAAAGAATGGATCGAGAGG CTGGAGGACACAAATCCAATGACTGAAATCAGATTTTCTTGTATGACACCGCTACGAATACATGGGAAAGTATCCGATAAATTAAGACCTATCGACTTCACTTGTGATTCAACAGTCAAAGATTACAATG ATGATCACGAAGTAGACGACGACTTTTACGTATACGAGCATGGTTACTGTTACAGTCAAGGACAATTGGCGCTTGCTATTGTATTGACTATTGTTTGTATGCTGTTGCTCATATTGTTGGCGAAATGTTGCAGTATGCGGAGAAAAGGCGGGTATGCGAGATATAAAGCGCAAAACGATTCTAATTCTCAATTAGACATGGACATGTAG